In Streptomyces dangxiongensis, one DNA window encodes the following:
- the groL gene encoding chaperonin GroEL (60 kDa chaperone family; promotes refolding of misfolded polypeptides especially under stressful conditions; forms two stacked rings of heptamers to form a barrel-shaped 14mer; ends can be capped by GroES; misfolded proteins enter the barrel where they are refolded when GroES binds), whose amino-acid sequence MAKILKFDEDARRALERGVNKLADTVKVTIGPRGRNVVIDKKFGAPTITNDGVTIAREVELEDPYENLGAQLVKEVATKTNDIAGDGTTTATVLAQALVREGLKNVAAGASPAALKKGIDAAVKAVSDELLATARPIDEKSDIAAVAGLSAQDQQVGELIAEAMDKVGKDGVITVEESNTFGLELDFTEGMAFDKGYLSPYFVTDQERMEAVLEDPYVLIHQGKIAAIADLLPLLEKVIQAGASRPLLIIAEDVEGEALSTLVVNKIRGTFNAVAVKAPGFGDRRKAMLQDIATLTGGTVISEEVGLKLDQVGIDVLGSARRITVTKDDTTIVDGAGKTEDVHGRVAQIKAEIENTDSDWDREKLQERLAKLAGGVCVIKVGAATEVELKEKKHRLEDAISATRAAVEEGIVSGGGSALVHASKVLAGNLDKTGDEATGVAVVRNAVVEPLRWIGENAGQEGYVIVSKVKDLEPGQGYNAATGEYGDLIKAGVIDPVKVTRSALENAASIASLLLTTETLVVEKKEEEPEAAGHGHSHGHSH is encoded by the coding sequence ATGGCGAAGATCCTGAAGTTCGACGAGGACGCCCGTCGCGCCCTCGAGCGCGGCGTCAACAAGCTTGCCGACACGGTGAAGGTGACGATCGGCCCCCGCGGCCGCAACGTCGTCATCGACAAGAAGTTCGGCGCCCCCACCATCACCAACGACGGTGTCACGATCGCCCGCGAGGTCGAGCTCGAGGACCCGTACGAGAACCTCGGCGCCCAGTTGGTGAAGGAGGTGGCGACCAAGACCAACGACATCGCTGGTGACGGCACCACCACCGCCACCGTGCTCGCCCAGGCGCTGGTGCGCGAGGGCCTGAAGAACGTCGCCGCCGGCGCTTCCCCGGCTGCCCTGAAGAAGGGCATCGACGCCGCGGTCAAGGCCGTCTCCGACGAGCTGCTCGCCACGGCGCGCCCGATCGACGAGAAGTCCGACATCGCCGCCGTCGCCGGGCTGTCCGCCCAGGACCAGCAGGTCGGCGAGCTGATCGCCGAGGCCATGGACAAGGTCGGCAAGGACGGTGTCATCACCGTCGAGGAGTCCAACACCTTCGGTCTGGAGCTGGACTTCACCGAGGGCATGGCCTTCGACAAGGGCTACCTGTCGCCGTACTTCGTGACGGACCAGGAGCGCATGGAGGCCGTCCTGGAGGACCCGTACGTCCTCATCCACCAGGGCAAGATCGCCGCCATCGCCGACCTCCTGCCGCTGCTGGAGAAGGTCATCCAGGCCGGTGCCTCCAGGCCGCTGCTCATCATCGCCGAGGACGTCGAGGGCGAGGCCCTGTCGACCCTGGTCGTCAACAAGATCCGCGGCACCTTCAACGCCGTCGCGGTGAAGGCCCCCGGCTTCGGCGACCGCCGCAAGGCCATGCTCCAGGACATCGCCACCCTCACCGGCGGCACCGTCATCTCCGAGGAGGTCGGCCTCAAGCTCGACCAGGTCGGCATCGACGTGCTGGGCTCGGCCCGCCGCATCACCGTCACCAAGGACGACACCACGATCGTCGACGGCGCCGGCAAGACCGAGGACGTGCACGGCCGCGTCGCGCAGATCAAGGCCGAGATCGAGAACACCGACTCCGACTGGGACCGCGAGAAGCTCCAGGAGCGCCTCGCGAAGCTGGCCGGCGGCGTGTGCGTGATCAAGGTCGGCGCCGCCACCGAGGTGGAGCTGAAGGAGAAGAAGCACCGCCTGGAGGACGCCATCTCCGCGACCCGCGCCGCGGTCGAGGAGGGCATCGTCTCCGGCGGCGGCTCCGCCCTGGTGCACGCCTCCAAGGTCCTGGCCGGCAACCTGGACAAGACCGGCGACGAGGCCACCGGTGTCGCCGTGGTCCGCAACGCCGTGGTCGAGCCGCTGCGCTGGATCGGCGAGAACGCCGGCCAGGAGGGCTACGTCATCGTCTCCAAGGTCAAGGACCTGGAGCCGGGACAGGGCTACAACGCCGCCACCGGCGAGTACGGCGACCTGATCAAGGCCGGCGTCATCGACCCGGTGAAGGTCACCCGCTCCGCCCTGGAGAACGCCGCCTCCATCGCCTCCCTGCTGCTCACGACCGAGACCCTGGTCGTCGAGAAGAAGGAAGAGGAGCCTGAGGCCGCGGGCCACGGCCACAGCCACGGCCACTCGCACTGA
- the guaB gene encoding IMP dehydrogenase produces the protein MTANVDGVPGKFATLGLTYDDVLLLPGSSDMAPDEIDTASYVSKNVRVNIPLLSAAMDKVTEARMAIAMARQGGVGVLHRNLSIEDQANQVDLVKRSESGMVTDPITIHPEATLAEADALCAKFRISGVPVTDGDKKLLGIVTNRDMAFESDRSRRVHEVMTPMPLVTGKVGISGPEAMELLRKHKIEKLPLVDDEGALKGLITVKDFVKAEKYPNAAKDAEGRLLVGAAVGVAGDAYERAQALIEAGADFIVVDTAHGHSRLVGDMIAKIKSNSAGVDVIGGNVATRDGAQALVDAGADGIKVGVGPGSICTTRVVAGVGVPQVTAIYEAALAAKDAGVPVIGDGGLQYSGDIAKALVAGADTVMLGSLLAGCEESPGELLFINGKQFKSYRGMGSLGAMQTRGERRSFSKDRYFQEGVASDEQLIPEGIEGQVPYRGPLSSVVHQLVGGLRQSMFYVGGRTVPELQTGGRFVRITSAGLKESHPHDIQMTVEAPNYSSKR, from the coding sequence ATGACTGCCAACGTCGACGGAGTGCCCGGAAAATTCGCGACACTCGGGCTGACCTACGACGACGTGCTGCTGCTGCCGGGCTCGTCGGACATGGCACCCGACGAGATCGACACCGCCTCGTACGTCTCCAAGAACGTGCGGGTCAACATCCCGCTGCTGTCCGCCGCCATGGACAAGGTGACCGAGGCCCGCATGGCGATCGCGATGGCCCGCCAGGGCGGCGTCGGCGTCCTGCACCGCAACCTGTCCATCGAGGACCAGGCCAACCAGGTCGACCTGGTGAAGCGCTCCGAGTCCGGCATGGTGACCGACCCGATCACCATCCACCCGGAGGCCACCCTCGCCGAGGCGGACGCGCTGTGCGCGAAGTTCCGCATCAGCGGTGTGCCGGTGACCGACGGGGACAAGAAGCTCCTCGGCATCGTCACCAACCGCGACATGGCGTTCGAGAGTGACCGCAGCCGCCGCGTGCACGAGGTCATGACCCCGATGCCGCTGGTCACCGGCAAGGTCGGCATCTCCGGCCCCGAGGCCATGGAGCTGCTGCGCAAGCACAAGATCGAGAAGCTGCCGCTGGTCGACGACGAGGGCGCCCTCAAGGGCCTGATCACCGTCAAGGACTTCGTCAAGGCGGAGAAGTACCCGAACGCCGCCAAGGACGCCGAGGGCCGCCTGCTCGTCGGCGCGGCGGTCGGCGTGGCCGGTGACGCCTACGAGCGCGCCCAGGCCCTGATCGAGGCGGGTGCCGACTTCATCGTCGTGGACACCGCGCACGGCCACTCCCGGCTGGTCGGCGACATGATCGCCAAGATCAAGTCGAACTCCGCCGGCGTCGACGTGATCGGCGGCAACGTCGCCACGCGCGACGGCGCGCAGGCCCTGGTCGACGCGGGCGCCGACGGCATCAAGGTCGGCGTCGGACCCGGCTCCATCTGTACGACCCGTGTGGTCGCCGGTGTCGGCGTCCCGCAGGTCACCGCCATCTACGAGGCCGCGCTGGCCGCCAAGGACGCCGGTGTCCCGGTGATCGGCGACGGCGGCCTCCAGTACTCCGGCGACATCGCCAAGGCCCTGGTCGCGGGCGCCGACACGGTCATGCTCGGCTCGCTGCTCGCGGGCTGCGAGGAGTCCCCGGGCGAGCTGCTGTTCATCAACGGCAAGCAGTTCAAGTCGTACCGCGGCATGGGCTCGCTCGGCGCCATGCAGACCCGTGGTGAGCGCAGGTCGTTCTCCAAGGACCGCTACTTCCAGGAGGGCGTCGCCTCCGACGAGCAGTTGATCCCCGAGGGCATCGAGGGCCAGGTGCCCTACCGCGGTCCGCTGTCCTCCGTCGTCCACCAGTTGGTCGGCGGCCTGCGCCAGTCGATGTTCTACGTCGGCGGCCGGACCGTGCCCGAGCTGCAGACGGGCGGCCGGTTCGTGCGGATCACCTCGGCGGGTCTCAAGGAGAGCCACCCGCACGACATCCAGATGACGGTCGAGGCGCCGAACTACAGCAGCAAGAGGTAG
- a CDS encoding sigma-70 family RNA polymerase sigma factor yields MRDDEAGTAHGAIGALVHRAVDGDAQATHDLLAHVHPLALRYCRTRLSRLPGDARHFVEDLAQEVCVAVLLALPRYRDTGRPFEAFVFAIASHKVADLQRAAMRHPGSTAVPSDEMPERPDDSLGPEERALLSSDAEWAKKLLANLPENQRELLLLRIAVGLTAEETGQMLGMSPGAVRVAQHRALSRLRALAEQ; encoded by the coding sequence ATGCGCGACGACGAGGCGGGCACGGCCCACGGGGCGATCGGTGCGCTCGTGCACCGGGCCGTCGACGGCGACGCGCAGGCCACGCACGACCTGCTCGCCCATGTGCACCCGCTGGCGCTGCGCTACTGCCGCACCCGGCTGTCCCGGCTCCCCGGCGACGCGCGCCACTTCGTGGAGGACCTCGCGCAGGAGGTCTGTGTGGCCGTCCTCCTCGCCCTGCCCCGCTACCGCGACACCGGCCGCCCCTTCGAGGCGTTCGTCTTCGCCATCGCCTCCCACAAGGTCGCCGACCTCCAGCGGGCGGCCATGCGCCACCCGGGATCGACCGCGGTGCCGTCCGACGAGATGCCCGAGCGGCCCGACGACTCCCTCGGCCCCGAGGAGCGCGCCCTGCTCAGCAGCGACGCCGAGTGGGCGAAGAAACTGCTGGCCAACCTCCCCGAGAACCAGCGTGAACTGCTCCTGCTGCGCATCGCCGTGGGCTTGACCGCGGAGGAGACGGGGCAGATGTTGGGAATGTCACCCGGTGCGGTCCGCGTGGCCCAGCACCGGGCCCTGAGCCGGCTGCGGGCGCTCGCCGAACAGTGA
- a CDS encoding nucleotide sugar dehydrogenase: MPADLAVIGLGPYGLPLAQAAVAAGIATIGYATGPEAGSLSPAELRRMHASGFRPGTDPAQLGRVRTAVICAPTPRGADGGLDLGQVEGAARTLAGQLRPHTTVILESPVLPGTTEDFLRPLLEKGSGLRAGRDFHLAYSPSRVDPGNRDHTPAGTPKVIGGLTPACTESAAAFYGRLTDKVVRARGLREAETVQLLETNYRHVNIALVNEMAVLCHELGVDLWDVIRCAETKPFGFQAFRPGPGVGGHGVPQDLTGHATRTLRMVELAQQVNNRMPRYVVRRAATLLNEHGKSARGARVLLLGVTYKHDLADQQGTPAQEIAVRLMELGAAVSYHDPYVPAWSVLDRPVPRVDSFYEAAADADLTILLQQHRTYDLQGLSVKAQLLLDTRGATPTGAAHRL, from the coding sequence ATGCCCGCAGACCTCGCCGTCATCGGACTCGGCCCCTACGGCTTGCCGCTCGCCCAGGCCGCCGTCGCCGCCGGCATCGCCACCATCGGCTACGCCACCGGCCCCGAGGCCGGCTCGCTCAGCCCGGCCGAGCTGCGCCGGATGCACGCCTCGGGCTTCCGGCCCGGCACCGACCCGGCCCAGCTCGGCCGGGTGCGCACAGCGGTGATCTGCGCGCCCACCCCGCGGGGCGCCGACGGCGGACTCGACCTCGGCCAGGTCGAGGGGGCGGCCCGCACCCTGGCCGGACAGCTCCGCCCGCACACCACGGTCATCCTGGAGTCGCCCGTGCTGCCGGGCACCACGGAGGATTTCCTGCGCCCGCTGCTGGAGAAGGGCTCGGGTCTGCGCGCCGGCCGTGACTTCCACCTCGCCTACTCCCCCAGCCGGGTCGACCCCGGCAACCGCGACCACACCCCCGCCGGCACGCCGAAGGTCATCGGCGGCCTCACCCCCGCCTGCACCGAGTCGGCCGCCGCGTTCTACGGCCGGCTCACCGACAAGGTCGTCCGCGCGCGCGGGCTGCGCGAGGCGGAGACGGTGCAGCTACTGGAGACCAACTACCGGCACGTCAACATCGCACTCGTCAACGAGATGGCCGTCCTCTGCCACGAGCTGGGCGTCGACCTGTGGGACGTCATCCGCTGCGCGGAGACCAAGCCCTTCGGCTTCCAGGCGTTCCGGCCCGGTCCGGGCGTCGGCGGGCACGGCGTCCCCCAGGACCTGACCGGCCACGCGACCCGCACCCTGCGCATGGTCGAACTGGCCCAGCAGGTCAACAACCGGATGCCCCGGTACGTCGTCCGGCGCGCCGCCACGCTCCTCAACGAGCACGGCAAGTCCGCGCGCGGCGCCCGCGTCCTGCTCCTCGGCGTCACCTACAAGCACGACCTCGCCGACCAGCAGGGCACACCGGCCCAGGAGATCGCCGTACGGCTGATGGAGCTGGGCGCGGCCGTCAGCTACCACGACCCGTACGTGCCCGCGTGGAGCGTCCTGGACCGCCCGGTCCCGCGCGTGGACTCCTTCTACGAAGCCGCCGCCGACGCCGACCTCACGATCCTGCTCCAGCAGCACCGCACCTACGACCTCCAGGGCCTGTCGGTGAAGGCGCAGCTCCTGCTGGACACGCGGGGCGCCACGCCCACAGGGGCGGCGCACCGGTTGTGA
- a CDS encoding GuaB3 family IMP dehydrogenase-related protein yields the protein MTEIEIGRGKRGRRAYAFDDIAVVPSRRTRDPKEVSIAWQIDAYRFELPFLAAPMDSVVSPATAIRIGELGGLGVLNLEGLWTRYEDPQPLLDEIAELDAETATRRLQEVYSAPIKEELIGARIKEVRDSGVVTAAALSPQRTAQFSKAVVDAGVDIFVIRGTTVSAEHVSSSHEPLNLKQFIYELDVPVIVGGCATYTAALHLMRTGAAGVLVGFGGGAAHTTRNVLGIQVPLATAVADVAAARRDYMDESGGRYVHVIADGGVGWSGDLPKAIACGADAVMMGSPLARGTDAPGKGHHWGMEAVNEELPRGKKVDLGTVGTIEEILTGPSRIPDGSMNFFGALRRAMATTGYSELKEFQRVEVTVADSQHRR from the coding sequence GTGACTGAGATCGAGATCGGGCGCGGCAAGCGCGGCCGCCGGGCGTACGCCTTCGACGACATCGCCGTCGTCCCCAGCCGCCGTACGCGGGACCCGAAGGAGGTCTCGATCGCCTGGCAGATCGACGCCTACCGCTTCGAGCTGCCGTTCCTGGCCGCCCCGATGGACTCCGTGGTCTCCCCGGCCACCGCGATCCGCATCGGTGAGCTGGGCGGCCTCGGCGTGCTGAACCTCGAGGGGCTGTGGACCCGCTACGAGGACCCGCAGCCGCTGCTGGACGAGATCGCCGAGCTGGACGCCGAGACGGCCACCCGCCGTCTCCAGGAGGTCTACTCGGCCCCCATCAAGGAGGAGCTGATCGGCGCCCGCATCAAGGAGGTGCGCGACTCCGGTGTGGTCACCGCCGCCGCGCTCTCCCCGCAGCGCACCGCCCAGTTCTCCAAGGCGGTCGTGGACGCGGGCGTGGACATCTTCGTCATCCGCGGTACGACGGTGTCGGCGGAGCACGTGTCGTCCTCGCACGAGCCGCTGAACCTGAAGCAGTTCATCTACGAGCTGGACGTGCCGGTGATCGTCGGCGGCTGCGCCACGTACACCGCCGCGCTGCACCTGATGCGCACCGGCGCGGCCGGCGTGCTGGTCGGCTTCGGCGGCGGCGCCGCGCACACCACGCGCAACGTCCTCGGCATCCAGGTCCCGCTGGCCACCGCCGTCGCCGACGTGGCCGCGGCCCGCCGTGACTACATGGACGAGTCCGGCGGCCGGTACGTGCACGTGATCGCGGACGGCGGAGTCGGCTGGTCCGGCGACCTGCCCAAGGCGATCGCGTGCGGCGCCGACGCGGTGATGATGGGCTCCCCACTGGCCCGGGGCACCGACGCGCCCGGCAAGGGCCACCACTGGGGCATGGAGGCCGTCAACGAGGAACTGCCCCGCGGCAAGAAGGTCGACCTCGGCACGGTCGGCACGATCGAGGAGATCCTCACCGGCCCGTCCCGGATCCCCGACGGCTCGATGAACTTCTTCGGCGCCCTGCGCCGCGCCATGGCCACCACCGGCTACAGCGAGCTGAAGGAGTTCCAGCGGGTCGAGGTCACGGTGGCGGACTCCCAGCACCGCCGCTGA
- the groES gene encoding co-chaperone GroES, with translation MTTTSSKVAIKPLEDRIVVQPLDAEQTTASGLVIPDTAKEKPQEGAVLAVGPGRFENGERLPLDVKVGDVVLYSKYGGTEVKYNGDEYLVLSARDVLAIIEK, from the coding sequence GTGACGACCACCAGCTCCAAGGTTGCCATCAAGCCGCTCGAGGACCGCATTGTGGTCCAGCCGCTCGACGCCGAGCAGACCACGGCCTCTGGCCTGGTCATCCCGGACACCGCGAAGGAGAAGCCCCAGGAGGGCGCCGTCCTCGCCGTGGGCCCGGGCCGGTTCGAGAACGGCGAGCGCCTGCCGCTCGACGTCAAGGTCGGTGACGTCGTCCTCTACAGCAAGTACGGCGGCACCGAGGTGAAGTACAACGGCGACGAGTACCTCGTCCTCTCGGCTCGCGACGTTCTCGCGATCATCGAGAAGTAA
- a CDS encoding WhiB family transcriptional regulator, producing MADFSRLPGPNADLWDWQLLAACRGVDSSLFFHPEGERGAARSARENSAKEVCMRCPVRAQCAAHALAVREPYGVWGGLTEDEREELMGRARNRLVSASTTSGDTTPEH from the coding sequence ATGGCAGATTTCTCCCGCCTTCCCGGACCGAACGCGGACCTGTGGGACTGGCAGCTACTGGCTGCCTGTCGGGGCGTGGACAGCTCGCTCTTCTTCCACCCCGAGGGCGAGCGCGGGGCGGCTCGGAGTGCTCGCGAGAACTCGGCCAAGGAGGTCTGCATGAGATGCCCGGTCCGTGCGCAGTGCGCCGCGCACGCACTGGCGGTGCGCGAGCCGTACGGCGTCTGGGGCGGCCTGACCGAGGACGAGCGCGAAGAGTTGATGGGGCGGGCCCGCAACCGCCTGGTGTCGGCGTCGACCACCAGCGGCGACACCACCCCTGAGCACTGA
- a CDS encoding MOSC domain-containing protein, with the protein MKVLSVNVGRPRRVPYTGQPDGLTGIDKRPADGPVRVAAPGPKGTGGSGLAGDAVCERRFHGGDDQAVYAFAREDLDAWERELGRPLANGCFGENLTTDGLEVSGALIGERWRIGPTVVLEVTSGRVPCRTFQGHLGERGWVRRFTQKGASGAYLRVIEPGEIQAGDAVEIVYRPDHGVTAALQFRAITTDRDLLPELLAAGDALHPEARAAARAYLAARTG; encoded by the coding sequence ATGAAGGTTCTCTCGGTGAATGTGGGCCGCCCCCGGCGCGTGCCCTACACGGGTCAGCCGGACGGGCTGACCGGTATCGACAAGCGGCCGGCCGACGGGCCGGTGCGGGTGGCGGCGCCCGGGCCCAAGGGGACCGGCGGGAGCGGGCTCGCCGGGGACGCGGTGTGCGAACGGCGCTTCCACGGCGGGGACGACCAGGCGGTGTACGCGTTCGCCCGCGAGGACCTCGACGCGTGGGAGCGCGAACTCGGCCGGCCTCTGGCCAACGGCTGTTTCGGGGAGAACCTGACGACGGACGGCCTGGAGGTCTCCGGGGCGCTGATCGGCGAGCGCTGGCGGATCGGCCCCACGGTGGTGCTGGAGGTGACCTCGGGCCGTGTTCCGTGCCGTACGTTCCAGGGCCATCTGGGCGAGCGCGGCTGGGTCAGGAGGTTCACACAGAAGGGCGCATCGGGTGCCTACCTCCGGGTGATCGAGCCGGGTGAGATCCAGGCGGGCGACGCCGTGGAGATCGTGTACCGGCCGGACCACGGGGTGACGGCGGCGTTGCAGTTCCGCGCGATCACCACCGACCGGGACCTGCTGCCGGAGCTGCTCGCCGCGGGCGACGCGCTGCACCCGGAGGCGCGGGCGGCGGCCCGCGCGTACCTGGCCGCGCGGACCGGCTGA
- a CDS encoding response regulator transcription factor codes for MTSVLVCDDSPLAREALRRAVATVPGVERVTTAANGEEVLRRWGADRSDLILMDVRMPGLGGVETVRRLLSADPGARIIMLTVAEDLDGVALAVAAGARGYLHKDASRAELRATVTQALADPTWRLAPRRLRSAEMGAAPTLTAREIQVLEGMSHGRSNAEIGRELFLSEDTVKTHARRLFKKLGASDRAHAVALGFRWGLVR; via the coding sequence ATGACATCCGTCCTCGTCTGCGACGACTCCCCGCTTGCCCGAGAGGCGCTCCGCCGCGCGGTCGCGACCGTGCCCGGTGTCGAGCGCGTGACGACGGCGGCCAACGGCGAGGAAGTCCTCCGCCGCTGGGGCGCCGACCGCTCCGATCTCATCCTCATGGATGTGCGCATGCCCGGCCTGGGCGGCGTAGAGACCGTGCGCCGTCTGCTGTCCGCCGACCCGGGCGCGCGCATCATCATGCTCACCGTCGCCGAGGACCTCGACGGCGTGGCCCTGGCGGTCGCCGCGGGCGCGCGGGGCTATCTGCACAAGGACGCGTCCCGCGCGGAACTGCGGGCCACGGTCACCCAGGCCCTCGCCGACCCCACCTGGCGACTCGCCCCGCGCCGCCTGCGCTCGGCCGAGATGGGCGCCGCGCCCACGCTCACCGCGCGCGAGATCCAGGTGCTGGAGGGCATGAGCCACGGCCGCTCCAACGCCGAGATCGGCCGTGAGCTGTTCCTCTCCGAGGACACCGTGAAGACCCACGCCCGGCGTCTGTTCAAGAAGCTCGGCGCCTCCGACCGGGCCCACGCGGTGGCCCTCGGCTTCCGCTGGGGACTGGTCCGGTAG
- a CDS encoding SDR family NAD(P)-dependent oxidoreductase, which yields MTTALITGSTAGIGAAFARRLAADGHDLVLVARDTGRLREQATELHDRHGIEVEVLTADLSEDKGIEAVADRLGDRKNPVDLLVNNAGFGNKGRYLDVPMPDELMMLKVHCEAVLRLTSAAAGAMRERGRGGVVNVASVAAFVPRGTYGASKAWVVQFTQGAAKDLAGSGVRLMALCPGFVRTEFHQRAGMGTDNIPGWMWLDADKLVAAALTDLARGKTVSVPDPRYKALMGLVKVTPRALLGGISSKTGRRYGPQ from the coding sequence ATGACAACGGCTCTGATTACGGGATCGACCGCGGGAATCGGTGCCGCGTTCGCGCGGCGGCTCGCGGCTGACGGGCACGACCTCGTCCTGGTGGCCCGGGACACCGGGCGGCTGCGCGAGCAGGCGACCGAACTGCACGACCGGCACGGCATCGAGGTGGAGGTGCTGACCGCCGACCTGTCCGAGGACAAGGGCATCGAGGCGGTCGCCGACCGGCTCGGCGACCGCAAGAACCCGGTCGACCTGCTGGTGAACAACGCCGGCTTCGGCAACAAGGGCCGCTATCTGGACGTGCCCATGCCGGACGAGCTGATGATGCTCAAGGTGCACTGCGAGGCGGTGCTCCGGCTGACGTCGGCGGCGGCCGGGGCGATGCGGGAGCGGGGCCGGGGCGGCGTGGTGAACGTCGCCTCCGTGGCCGCCTTCGTCCCGCGCGGCACGTACGGCGCGTCCAAGGCGTGGGTCGTGCAGTTCACCCAGGGCGCGGCGAAGGACCTGGCCGGCAGCGGGGTCCGGCTGATGGCGCTCTGCCCGGGCTTCGTGCGCACCGAGTTCCACCAGCGGGCCGGCATGGGCACGGACAACATCCCGGGCTGGATGTGGCTGGATGCCGACAAGCTGGTCGCGGCGGCCCTGACCGACCTCGCGCGGGGGAAGACGGTGTCCGTCCCGGATCCCCGGTACAAGGCGCTGATGGGGCTGGTGAAGGTGACGCCGCGCGCACTGCTGGGCGGGATCAGCTCGAAGACCGGACGCAGGTACGGGCCGCAGTAG
- a CDS encoding LysR family transcriptional regulator: protein MIEARHLRVLRAVATTGSFSAAGRQLGCTQPAVSQQMKALETSVGTPLLVRAGREMRLTQAGEALVRHAAGILAGLTAAEEEVAAIAGLRAGRVRLVSFPSGSSTLVPTALAALRAAHPGTRVSLEEAEPPRSVELLREGDCDLALAFRYEGAAVAEDWDDLVVRPLLTDRLVALVPERHRLARADAVAIGELAAEPWIAGCPRCRGQLVAVCEKEGFTPRIDFATDDYPAVVGLVGAGLGVAVLPQLAVESVRPRGVRTVRLEPAVRREIVALTLPDLAQVPAVAATLEQLARAARTTGRG, encoded by the coding sequence GTGATCGAGGCCCGTCATCTCCGCGTTCTGCGCGCCGTCGCCACCACCGGTTCCTTCTCCGCGGCGGGGCGCCAACTGGGCTGCACCCAGCCGGCCGTCAGCCAGCAGATGAAGGCCCTGGAAACCTCCGTCGGCACCCCGCTGCTGGTCCGCGCGGGCCGGGAGATGCGTCTCACCCAGGCGGGCGAGGCCCTCGTGCGGCACGCCGCCGGCATCCTCGCCGGGCTCACCGCGGCCGAGGAGGAGGTCGCCGCCATCGCCGGTCTGCGCGCGGGCCGGGTCCGGCTGGTCTCCTTCCCCAGCGGCAGCTCCACGCTGGTCCCGACGGCCTTGGCCGCCCTGCGCGCCGCCCATCCCGGCACCCGCGTCTCCCTGGAGGAGGCCGAACCCCCGAGGTCCGTCGAACTGCTGCGCGAGGGGGACTGCGACCTGGCCCTGGCCTTCCGTTACGAGGGCGCGGCGGTTGCCGAGGACTGGGACGACCTCGTCGTACGGCCCCTGCTGACGGACCGGCTGGTCGCCCTGGTGCCCGAACGGCACCGGCTCGCGCGCGCGGACGCCGTCGCCATCGGAGAGCTGGCCGCCGAGCCCTGGATCGCGGGCTGCCCGCGCTGTCGCGGCCAACTGGTCGCGGTGTGCGAGAAGGAGGGCTTCACCCCGCGGATCGACTTCGCCACCGACGACTACCCGGCGGTGGTCGGCCTGGTCGGCGCGGGTCTGGGGGTCGCCGTACTGCCGCAGCTCGCGGTGGAGTCGGTACGGCCGAGGGGCGTGCGGACGGTACGGCTGGAACCGGCGGTACGGCGGGAGATCGTCGCGCTCACCCTGCCCGACCTGGCACAGGTGCCGGCCGTGGCGGCGACGCTGGAACAACTGGCCCGCGCGGCCCGGACGACCGGACGCGGCTGA